From the Ammoniphilus sp. CFH 90114 genome, the window TCCGTTAGAACCATAGACGATGCCTCTTTCGCAACTTCTGTCCCTGTGATCCCCATGGCGATTCCAATGTCAGCTTGTTTCAAAGCAGGTCCATCATTGACACCGTCTCCCGTCATCGCAACGACATTCCCTTTTTCCTGCCAAGCTCTTACAATCCTAATCTTATGTTCTGGAGAAACCCTTGCATAAACGGAGAGAGAAGCTACCTTTTCTTGAAGTTCATGATCACTCCATTTCTCCATTTCAGAGCCCTCTACTGCTTCTGAGTCATCTTTAAGAATACCTATCTGCTTAGCAATGGCAGATGCTGTAATCTTATGATCTCCGGTAATCATAACCGGCTTAATGCCTGCTTCAATACAAGAAGCTACAGCTGCTGCGGATTCAGCTCTTGGGGGATCCATCATGGAAATTAAACCTACAAACGTTAAGTCCTTCTCATCTACAAAACCTATGGTTGTGCCTTCGTCTACTTCTTTATAGGCAAACCCAAGAACCCGAAGACCGCTCATCGAAAAATCACGATTTACATTCTCTATTTCTTGTCGATGTTTTTCGGTAAAATCTATAATGCCATCCGAAGTTTCTATCCTCGCTACTCGTTGTAAAAGGACGTCCAATGCGCCTTTTGTAACCATCAAGGTCTGACCTTCATAATGGTTGACTGTACTCATCATTTTGCGATCAGAGTCAAAAGGCAATTCTCCGAGCCTTGGGTATTCTTCCCTGATCATCAGTTCATCTAATTGGTATTCTTCACCTAGATCTACCAGCGCGATTTCTGTTGGATCTCCGATCTCCTTTTTATCGATGGTCACGGAATCATTACATAGTAGAGACATGAATAGAATTCTTTTTTCAATTGGATTCTCTAAATGTAATTGGTCATGTTCCATGACCTTTTGATTCACATAGAGTTTTTGAACCGTCATCTTGTTTTGAGTCAACGTACCTGTTTTATCAGAACAAATCACGGATATACTTCCTAAACTTTCTACAGCATGCAGCTTTCGGATAATGGCATTTTCTTTCGCCATCTTCTGGGTTCCAAAAGCTAATACAATGGTCACAATGGAGCTTAATGCCTCCGGAATGGCTGCTACGGCTAATGCCACGGCAAACATAAACGAATCAGCAATCTCGTTTCCTCTTAGGATATCTAATATGAAAATAAGGATCGCAATAGCAATGATAATACCCGCAAGTTTTTTTCCAAATTGATCAAGACTTGCCTGAAGCGGTGTCTTTTTCTCCTTGGCTGAGTCTAACAAATTGGCAATCTTCCCAATCTCTGTCTTCATGCCAGTGTTTGTCACAACGACAACACCACGTCCATAGGTAACAAAGCTGCCAGAAAAAACCATATTCTTTTTATCACCAAT encodes:
- a CDS encoding calcium-translocating P-type ATPase, PMCA-type; amino-acid sequence: MSGFFMKTSRDVLDELNVTEKGLVSEDIEKRRDQYGYNELAEGKRKTAIRVFFEQFKDFLVIILIAAAIISAFLGKFESTIVILVVIILNSILGTVQHLKAEQSLNSLKALSSPTAKVVRDGQKVEIPSRELLVGDILFLDAGDFVSADGRILENHSLQINESSLTGESLSVEKDVDPIVEKDVPIGDKKNMVFSGSFVTYGRGVVVVTNTGMKTEIGKIANLLDSAKEKKTPLQASLDQFGKKLAGIIIAIAILIFILDILRGNEIADSFMFAVALAVAAIPEALSSIVTIVLAFGTQKMAKENAIIRKLHAVESLGSISVICSDKTGTLTQNKMTVQKLYVNQKVMEHDQLHLENPIEKRILFMSLLCNDSVTIDKKEIGDPTEIALVDLGEEYQLDELMIREEYPRLGELPFDSDRKMMSTVNHYEGQTLMVTKGALDVLLQRVARIETSDGIIDFTEKHRQEIENVNRDFSMSGLRVLGFAYKEVDEGTTIGFVDEKDLTFVGLISMMDPPRAESAAAVASCIEAGIKPVMITGDHKITASAIAKQIGILKDDSEAVEGSEMEKWSDHELQEKVASLSVYARVSPEHKIRIVRAWQEKGNVVAMTGDGVNDGPALKQADIGIAMGITGTEVAKEASSMVLTDDNFSTIVKAISNGRSIYANIQNSIKFLLAGNMGGVLSVLYASLLALPVPFAAVHLLFINLLTDSLPAIAIGLEPHNKQIMKEKPRDINIPLLNKTFAKRVSVEGVIIAISTLIAFHMGLSTGDTMVASTMAFSTLCLARLFHGFNSRSSQTLLNIGVFSNPYLWYAVIIGVVLLHLVLLFPPLMSVFEIANLNAAQFATIYILSFIPLVVIQLYRVIFFKVRSNFAE